A single region of the Mugil cephalus isolate CIBA_MC_2020 chromosome 4, CIBA_Mcephalus_1.1, whole genome shotgun sequence genome encodes:
- the tespa1 gene encoding protein ITPRID2, producing the protein MESPSSTVRRRAWINSSRQWPTLEEPEGPLCSLPSASIADDDVFSDGCFTGKIENWLLGCGSNPCSENSGQLSFESVLQAGNLTDDLSLGADASVLSEGEVTCEVGLPPRPPFRRQNSQPTSSTPRRGLCLPSLNLGHSMASSCLSSSTWKTTSSVSEVLQLCSEDAEETLYELGFGCEEPQVTVRIPPRFFTFPSQAQGINFRLFLDSQLRRIREEDPSLSLASRFRQVQVLTAMANAFYSLYSHVSRTPLQKLATPEFTFSSSPAQRIERFRSSVRSEPRSPVERLKDTVNKMCLYTGSPRGSDSTSPQPSPRKRSSLPDVVDVILKAKGGASKKLELELCDRSNSASDLRLLIIGNRRDEQTRQVTVDPETLQGGNETCHKEMQDNEQTNNADSDENCVKRTDLDRMTHDARTSLTSSLSGETVIETGHPLLSCQPEVDSCFTQSDTKIVEQKPVAKVTYDLICPQIVECVHKVPFCCKNTHSPNTSPHISSKGESTDRACPRPQGPISETNKDSHGDDLASSGDATHVDASRLLPVLEPSGGYAHYSITVTGWDGDDASSCPLNTSASSHASPVPPAHTRHEESFNVGKRQYLNPLTHQGPGHSPGNLQQVNSFELEEVHSAGEEDFGQSEATTRATSPLSKKLQYKGEVVRGDSMQSDSSGYAEEELSPSLDRYSR; encoded by the exons ATGGAGAGCCCGTCCTCCACGGTGAGGCGGCGAGCCTGGATCAACAGCAGCCGACAGTGGCCCACTCTGGAGGAGCCCGAAGGTCCGCTGTGCAGCCTCCCATCTGCCTCCATAGCAGACGATGATGTCTTCTCTGATG GATGCTTCACTGGAAAGATTGAGAACTGGCTTCTCGGTTGTGG GTCAAATCCCTGCTCAGAGAACAGCGGCCAGCTGAGTTTCG AGTCTGTGCTGCAAGCCGGCAACTTAACGGATGACCTGAGTCTCGGTGCTGACG CGTCTGTGTTAAGTGAAGGCGAGGTTACATGTGAAGTTGG CCTGCCACCACGTCCTCCCTTCAGACGACAGAACAGCCAACCCACAAGCAG CACCCCTCGCCGAGGACTATGTCTGCCGTCACTCAACTTGGGCCACAGCATGGCCTCcagctgcctctcctcctccacctggaaAACTACATCAAG TGTATCAGAGGTGCTGCAGCTGTGTTCAGAGGACGCAGAGGAGACTCTGTATGAGCTGGGTTTTGGCTGCGAGGAGCCTCAGGTCACTGTGCGCATTCCCCCTCGCTTCTTCACCTTTCCTTCTCAGGCTCAGGGCATCAACTTCCGCCTCTTTCTGGACTCGCAGCTACGGCGAATTCGAGAGGAGGACCCCAGCCTCTCTCTTGCTA GTCGATTCAGACAAGTGCAAGTGCTCACAGCCATGGCCAACGCTTTCTATTCCCTTTACTCCCATGTGTCCCGCACTCCGCTCCAGAAACTGGCCACACCAGAGTTCacattctcctcctctcccgcGCAGAGGATCGAACGGTTCAGGAGCAGCGTTCGCAGCGAGCCGCGCTCGCCGGTGGAGAGGCTGAAGGACACGGTCAACAAGATGTGCCTCTACACGGGCTCCCCCCGTGGCTCAGACTCAACCTCTCCACAGCCCTCGCCCAGGAAAAGGTCCAGCCTCCCTGATGTTGTGGATGTGATCTTGAAAGCCAAGGGCGGGGCTTCCAAGAAACTGGAACTGGAGCTGTGTGATAGGAGTAATTCAGCTTCAGATCTTCGGCTGCTGATCATAGGCAATCGGAGGGACGAGCAAACACGGCAGGTCACGGTGGACCCGGAAACTCTTCAGGGTGGAAATGAAACCTGTCATAAGGAGATGCAGGacaatgaacaaacaaataacgCAGATAGTGATGAAAACTGCGTGAAACGCACAGACCTTGACAGAATGACGCACGACGCAAGAACATCTTTAACGTCATCGTTATCGGGAGAAACTGTGATAGAAACAGGACATCCGTTACTTTCATGTCAGCCCGAGGTGGACTCATGCTTCACTCAAAGTGACACAAAGATCGTTGAGCAAAAGCCTGTCGCCAAGGTTACTTATGATCTAATCTGCCCGCAGATAGTTGAATGTGTACACAAGGTGcctttctgctgtaaaaacacgCACAGTCCCAACACTTCGCCTCATATCTCCTCCAAGGGTGAAAGCACAGATAGAGCTTGTCCCCGTCCACAAGGACCCATCTCTGAGACTAATAAGGACTCACACGGCGACGACCTTGCCTCTTCAGGGGACGCCACACACGTGGATGCATCCAGATTACTTCCTGTCCTGGAGCCCAGTGGCGGCTACGCTCATTACTCCATCACCGTGACCGGCTGGGATGGGGACGATGCGTCGTCGTGTCCCTTGAACACATCAGCGTCCAGTCACGCCTCTCCTGTCCCACCCGCCCACACGCGACATGAGGAGTCGTTTAATGTGGGGAAGCGACAGTACCTGAACCCTCTGACACACCAGGGCCCGGGCCACTCCCCCGGTAACCTTCAGCAGGTTAACTCCTTTGAGCTGGAGGAG GTGCATAGTGCAGGAGAGGAGGATTTTGGGCAATCGGAAGCTACAACAAGAGCAACATCACCGTTATCCAAAAAACTTCAGTACAAAG GTGAAGTGGTCCGAGGCGACAGCATGCAGTCCGACAGCAGCGGCTACGCGGAGGAAGAACTCAGCCCCTCGTTGGACAGATACAGCAGATGA